From a region of the Bacteroidia bacterium genome:
- a CDS encoding pesticidal protein Cry7Aa has translation MIEVKKEGILLNKTIYSFENEGVLNPAAIREGGCVHLFYRAVSKGNYSSIGYCKLNGPLTVEERFDTPVLFPHFEYESHGVEDPRITRIDDLYYLTYTAYDGVNALGALATSKDLQHFEKHGLIVPQLAYDEFKHLAECKGPINIKYSRYNNSNHLSPKPDRNIFVWDKNVIFFPRRINGKLFFLHRIRPDIQIAAVNNLNELTKEFWEHYFLHLDKNIALAPRHRHEVSYIGGGCPPIETEHGWLLIYHGVHDTTKGYVYSACVALLDLENPLKEIARLPYPLFKPEHEWELKGEVNNVCFPTGAVLFEDTLYIYYGAADERIACASVSLSALLAELLLNTK, from the coding sequence ATGATTGAAGTTAAAAAAGAAGGCATCCTGCTGAACAAAACTATCTACAGTTTTGAAAACGAAGGGGTATTAAATCCCGCAGCAATACGTGAGGGCGGTTGCGTTCACCTTTTTTACAGGGCGGTGAGTAAAGGCAATTATTCAAGCATAGGCTATTGCAAGCTGAATGGACCCCTCACGGTTGAGGAACGTTTTGATACTCCCGTGCTATTTCCTCACTTCGAATATGAATCACATGGCGTTGAAGATCCTCGAATCACCAGGATTGACGACCTGTATTATCTTACGTACACTGCCTATGATGGAGTGAATGCGCTGGGCGCATTGGCTACTTCAAAAGATTTGCAGCATTTTGAAAAGCACGGATTAATTGTGCCGCAGCTCGCTTATGATGAATTTAAGCACCTCGCGGAATGCAAAGGCCCTATCAATATAAAATATTCTCGCTATAATAACAGCAACCATCTCTCCCCGAAACCTGATAGAAATATTTTCGTGTGGGATAAGAATGTGATTTTTTTCCCAAGAAGAATAAACGGCAAGCTGTTTTTCCTTCATCGCATAAGACCCGACATACAAATAGCAGCGGTAAATAATTTAAATGAACTCACAAAAGAATTTTGGGAGCACTACTTTCTTCATCTCGATAAAAATATTGCGCTTGCTCCCCGGCACAGGCACGAGGTAAGTTACATTGGCGGAGGCTGTCCCCCTATAGAAACAGAACACGGATGGCTGTTAATTTATCATGGCGTGCATGATACAACGAAAGGATACGTGTATTCGGCCTGTGTGGCTTTATTGGATTTAGAAAATCCCCTTAAGGAAATTGCGCGGCTACCCTACCCATTGTTCAAGCCAGAGCACGAATGGGAATTAAAAGGCGAAGTGAATAATGTGTGTTTTCCAACTGGAGCTGTTTTGTTTGAAGACACACTGTATATTTATTATGGTGCTGCCGATGAGCGTATAGCATGCGCCTCCGTAAGTTTATCTGCGCTCTTGGCTGAGTTGTTGCTTAATACTAAGTAA
- a CDS encoding rhodanese-like domain-containing protein, protein MKFNVLSIILGAVCLLASCSGDTKEGADTVPGSIIDSTHAETGEPWTTEQLISPKALAESVQGGNAQMPVIFSIGPSGLIKYAIEIGPAQDEENLLKLKSELTKIPKDTQVVIYCGCCPFADCPNIRPSFKLLNEMGFTNHRLLDIPQNLKVNWIDKGYPMAE, encoded by the coding sequence ATGAAGTTCAACGTACTAAGCATTATTCTGGGCGCAGTTTGCCTGCTGGCTTCATGCTCAGGGGATACGAAAGAGGGTGCAGACACCGTGCCCGGGTCAATCATAGATTCAACACATGCTGAAACCGGAGAGCCCTGGACCACAGAACAGCTGATCTCTCCTAAGGCTCTCGCAGAGTCCGTTCAGGGCGGCAACGCTCAGATGCCGGTGATTTTCAGCATTGGACCATCCGGCCTCATTAAGTACGCAATTGAGATCGGTCCGGCTCAGGACGAGGAAAACCTTCTGAAACTGAAGTCAGAATTGACAAAAATTCCCAAGGATACTCAAGTGGTAATTTACTGCGGATGCTGCCCCTTCGCAGACTGCCCCAACATCCGGCCCTCATTTAAACTCCTCAATGAAATGGGATTCACGAATCACCGCCTGCTGGATATTCCCCAAAACCTGAAAGTTAACTGGATAGATAAGGGATATCCAATGGCGGAGTAA
- a CDS encoding MFS transporter, producing MPPVEKIFPNRKALLLVVVASLGYFVDIYDLVLFNVVKRESLEYIRALKGLDFVVKEEGIFLFNMQMFGMLAGGILWGIWGDKKGRISVLFGSILLYSAANIANAFTFDLTSYAVVRFIAGIGLAGELGAGITLVAETLHKEKRGYGTMIIVTFGALGAVLASQVADKGAWFAGIFQNITGFAIQNWQVAYLVGGGLGLLLLILRIGTLESGMFHSMKQSSVRKGDIRILFNNRKRFQKYLKCILIGLPIWYTIGVLIALSEDYFSKEFGIEGIKNGTAIMYAYIGLSVGDLLSGMISQFLRSRKKVVYIYLVLSLLLILVFLFGMNGASTSVYYLMCFLLGTATGYWAIFVTISSEQFGTNIRSTVTNTVPNFVRGSVPPITNAFKYLVIPVGTVSSALIVGAVCLALAFWATWSIKESFSEDLDYVEEC from the coding sequence TTGCCGCCTGTGGAGAAAATATTTCCCAATAGAAAGGCCCTTCTTCTGGTGGTGGTTGCCTCTTTAGGCTATTTCGTGGATATCTACGATTTGGTTTTGTTCAATGTAGTGAAACGGGAAAGCCTGGAGTATATACGGGCATTGAAGGGCCTTGATTTTGTCGTCAAAGAAGAGGGGATTTTTCTGTTTAATATGCAGATGTTCGGTATGCTGGCGGGAGGAATTCTCTGGGGTATATGGGGAGATAAAAAAGGGCGCATATCGGTACTCTTTGGTTCTATTCTGCTGTACTCGGCTGCCAACATCGCAAATGCTTTTACATTCGACCTGACTTCCTATGCGGTGGTCCGCTTTATCGCGGGAATCGGTTTAGCCGGCGAACTGGGTGCCGGAATTACATTGGTGGCAGAAACCTTACACAAAGAAAAAAGAGGCTATGGTACGATGATCATTGTAACCTTTGGCGCTTTAGGTGCTGTTCTGGCGTCACAGGTGGCTGATAAGGGTGCATGGTTTGCCGGTATTTTTCAGAACATTACGGGTTTCGCCATTCAAAACTGGCAGGTAGCGTATCTGGTCGGCGGCGGACTCGGACTGCTTTTACTTATCCTTCGTATTGGTACGCTTGAATCCGGCATGTTCCATAGTATGAAGCAGAGCAGCGTCAGAAAAGGTGATATACGGATACTTTTTAACAACAGAAAGCGCTTTCAAAAATATCTGAAATGTATTCTTATTGGTCTTCCCATCTGGTACACGATCGGTGTATTAATCGCTTTGTCGGAAGATTATTTTTCAAAGGAATTCGGAATTGAAGGAATTAAAAACGGAACAGCGATTATGTATGCCTACATTGGATTGTCTGTAGGAGATTTGCTGTCTGGAATGATCAGTCAGTTTCTGCGGAGCCGGAAGAAAGTGGTTTACATTTACCTTGTGTTATCGCTGCTGCTAATCCTTGTCTTTCTTTTCGGAATGAATGGTGCTTCCACGTCCGTGTATTACCTGATGTGTTTTCTGCTGGGAACTGCAACAGGATATTGGGCGATATTCGTCACGATTTCTTCGGAGCAGTTTGGCACAAACATCCGCTCTACCGTTACGAACACTGTTCCCAACTTTGTACGCGGATCCGTTCCTCCGATTACCAATGCGTTTAAATACCTGGTTATACCTGTTGGAACGGTATCTTCTGCACTCATCGTGGGCGCGGTTTGTCTGGCGCTGGCTTTTTGGGCCACCTGGTCCATTAAAGAATCTTTTTCGGAAGATCTGGATTATGTGGAGGAATGCTAA
- a CDS encoding CoA-binding protein, producing the protein MGVTVVIGASEDPSRYSWKAVTRLAAAGEVVYPLGIKNGVISGLTIHTDRPRPEKVDTVSLYISPRHLPEWEDYILSLKPKRLIFNPGTEEAGFREIARKAGIEVLEACTLVMLSVGNY; encoded by the coding sequence ATGGGCGTTACGGTGGTTATTGGTGCATCTGAAGATCCTTCCCGTTATTCGTGGAAAGCAGTTACACGTCTCGCTGCTGCGGGGGAAGTCGTTTACCCCTTAGGAATTAAAAATGGTGTCATATCCGGGTTAACTATTCATACGGATCGTCCGCGCCCTGAAAAAGTAGACACGGTAAGCCTCTATATATCCCCGCGGCATTTGCCGGAATGGGAGGATTATATCTTGTCTCTGAAGCCTAAACGCCTCATTTTCAATCCTGGAACGGAGGAGGCGGGATTCAGGGAGATTGCCAGGAAAGCCGGAATTGAGGTACTGGAAGCCTGTACCCTCGTTATGCTTTCAGTCGGGAATTACTGA
- a CDS encoding anthranilate synthase component I family protein, producing the protein MEMKYNVKIHRQLADTLTPVGLYLLLRDKYRRTLLFESSDYHGEENSFSYICCEPLTEFVFTGREAILRQQSEIHKTTVIDFKHALKEYMGMHLQSGAEASPVNGIYGYISYEAAACFDSSLKFREKPGTGIPLAQYAFYRFVIGINHFNSELFVVENIPEGASSQMEAFIADLNPRYVPEFPFSVNDEVLPSMPDEAYRNMVSAGKRECRQGNVFQVVLSRQFSVPFSGDEFNVYRALRNINPSPYLFYYDGGDFRIFGSSPEAQLVVKEKKAYIFPIAGTFRRTGNAVVDMKRAEELKADPKENAEHMMLVDLARNDLSVCCNGVSVESLAEIQFYSHVIHMVSKVSGKLRDFVHSVDVLAATFPAGTLSGAPKFRAMQLIDELETEKREYYGGALGFLGFNGEVNKCIIIRSFLSRNNTLSFKAGAGIVIASEESGELEEVNNKLSALHKALKGFAGNKYILTNELQSA; encoded by the coding sequence ATGGAAATGAAATACAATGTAAAAATACACCGCCAGTTGGCAGATACTCTTACCCCGGTGGGTCTTTACCTTCTTTTGAGGGATAAATACCGCCGCACATTGTTGTTTGAGAGTTCGGATTATCATGGTGAAGAGAACAGCTTTTCATATATCTGTTGTGAGCCACTGACAGAATTTGTCTTCACAGGCCGGGAGGCAATTCTCCGGCAGCAGAGTGAAATTCACAAAACAACTGTGATTGATTTTAAACATGCCCTAAAAGAATACATGGGCATGCACCTACAATCCGGAGCGGAAGCCTCACCGGTGAATGGCATCTACGGATATATTTCTTATGAGGCAGCAGCCTGTTTTGACTCTTCTCTGAAGTTCAGGGAAAAGCCTGGCACAGGAATACCATTGGCGCAGTATGCTTTTTACCGGTTTGTTATCGGGATCAATCATTTTAACAGTGAATTATTTGTTGTTGAAAATATTCCGGAGGGAGCTTCTTCTCAGATGGAAGCTTTTATCGCTGATCTTAACCCGCGCTATGTCCCGGAATTTCCTTTTTCAGTAAACGATGAGGTGCTTCCTTCCATGCCGGATGAAGCTTACCGGAACATGGTTTCCGCAGGAAAACGGGAATGCCGTCAGGGAAATGTTTTTCAGGTGGTTTTATCCAGACAATTCAGCGTACCTTTTTCCGGTGATGAGTTCAATGTGTACCGGGCCTTGAGAAACATTAATCCTTCACCCTATCTGTTCTATTATGACGGAGGTGATTTTCGCATCTTCGGCTCTTCGCCGGAAGCGCAGTTAGTGGTAAAGGAGAAGAAAGCGTATATCTTTCCGATCGCAGGAACATTTCGCCGTACTGGAAATGCAGTTGTTGATATGAAAAGAGCAGAGGAATTAAAAGCGGATCCTAAGGAGAATGCGGAGCATATGATGCTGGTTGATCTTGCCCGTAATGACCTGTCTGTATGCTGTAACGGGGTGAGCGTGGAAAGTCTGGCAGAGATACAGTTTTATTCGCATGTGATTCATATGGTATCGAAAGTGAGCGGGAAGCTCAGAGATTTTGTTCACTCCGTGGATGTACTGGCCGCTACCTTTCCGGCAGGAACACTCTCGGGAGCGCCTAAATTCAGAGCGATGCAATTAATCGATGAGCTGGAGACAGAAAAAAGAGAATATTACGGCGGGGCCTTAGGATTCCTTGGATTTAACGGTGAGGTCAATAAATGTATTATCATTCGTTCGTTCCTTTCCCGGAATAATACGTTGTCTTTCAAAGCAGGCGCCGGAATTGTAATAGCCTCCGAAGAAAGCGGTGAACTGGAAGAAGTCAACAACAAGCTTTCCGCCCTGCACAAAGCGCTGAAGGGCTTTGCTGGTAATAAGTACATCCTTACGAACGAACTTCAATCTGCCTGA
- a CDS encoding aminodeoxychorismate/anthranilate synthase component II has product MSILVLDNYDSFTYNLVHYIEQVTDEPVEVFRNDAISVEETGRFSKILLSPGPGIPSEAGIMKRLIETCGATHSILGVCLGLQAIGEVYGGRIVNLEKVYHGVATPVDVHGDSSLFKGIPHSFNAGRYHSWVVDLNSLPEELEVTATDREGRVMSLCHKKYNVRGVQFHPESILTEHGLQLIRNWTEIE; this is encoded by the coding sequence ATGTCAATTCTCGTACTTGATAATTACGATAGTTTTACCTACAACCTGGTGCATTACATTGAGCAGGTAACAGACGAACCTGTGGAAGTATTCCGTAACGATGCCATTTCGGTAGAAGAGACGGGAAGGTTCAGTAAGATACTACTATCACCGGGACCCGGAATCCCTTCGGAGGCAGGAATAATGAAGCGTCTGATCGAGACCTGTGGTGCTACGCACAGCATTTTAGGAGTATGTCTTGGTTTGCAAGCTATTGGTGAAGTTTACGGCGGAAGAATTGTGAATCTGGAGAAAGTTTATCATGGGGTAGCAACCCCCGTGGATGTGCACGGGGATTCTTCTTTATTCAAAGGAATTCCCCACTCTTTTAATGCCGGCCGGTATCATAGTTGGGTGGTGGATTTGAATAGTCTGCCGGAAGAACTGGAGGTAACAGCCACCGACCGTGAGGGCAGGGTGATGTCGCTTTGTCACAAGAAATATAATGTACGGGGCGTACAGTTTCACCCGGAGAGTATCCTGACTGAACACGGATTACAACTTATCAGAAACTGGACTGAAATAGAATGA
- the trpD gene encoding anthranilate phosphoribosyltransferase: MKEALTTLFAHRTLSREEACNSLTAIASGEMNQSRMAAFLTAYIMRTPATEELQGFRSALLNLCLPADLGGIPVIDLCGTGGDGKNTFNISTLAAFVVAGAGVKVAKHGNYGVSSVSGSSNVLEAMGVKFTNQSSVLRCQLEKAGICFLHAPLFHPAMKSIGPVRKELGVKTFFNMLGPLVNPARPYYQCTGVYSMEMARLYRYILSADEGTFNVVHTYDGYDEISLTGAVKVFSRTGERTLSPEDFGFPNCNPGAIHGGDSVATAVAIFRNVLEGSCPQEHRNVVLANAALAISGALNKDYAEALEMAVESLSQGKALKALQTLLTHG; the protein is encoded by the coding sequence ATGAAAGAAGCTTTAACTACCCTTTTTGCTCATAGAACGCTCAGCCGGGAAGAAGCATGTAATTCACTCACGGCAATCGCTTCCGGGGAGATGAACCAGTCGCGTATGGCTGCTTTCCTGACCGCATATATTATGCGGACTCCGGCAACAGAAGAACTGCAGGGATTCAGATCTGCGTTGTTGAACCTCTGCCTTCCGGCAGATCTTGGAGGTATTCCTGTGATAGATCTCTGCGGAACCGGTGGTGATGGAAAAAACACTTTTAACATTTCTACCCTTGCAGCTTTTGTTGTTGCTGGTGCTGGAGTTAAGGTGGCTAAACACGGGAATTATGGCGTTAGCTCCGTTAGCGGCTCATCCAATGTACTGGAAGCGATGGGCGTGAAATTCACCAATCAAAGTTCTGTCTTGCGGTGTCAGCTGGAAAAAGCAGGCATCTGTTTTCTGCACGCCCCGCTTTTTCACCCGGCGATGAAAAGCATAGGACCCGTAAGGAAAGAGTTGGGAGTCAAAACATTTTTTAATATGCTCGGTCCGCTGGTAAATCCGGCCCGCCCGTATTATCAGTGCACAGGTGTTTACAGCATGGAAATGGCGAGGCTCTACCGCTACATACTTTCAGCGGATGAAGGCACTTTCAATGTCGTGCATACCTATGATGGCTATGATGAGATTTCGCTGACAGGAGCCGTGAAAGTTTTCTCTCGAACCGGAGAAAGAACTTTGTCTCCGGAAGATTTTGGATTTCCAAATTGTAATCCGGGGGCGATCCATGGAGGAGACAGCGTTGCAACGGCCGTTGCCATTTTCCGGAATGTGCTGGAGGGAAGTTGTCCGCAGGAACACCGGAATGTTGTACTCGCCAATGCAGCTCTTGCCATATCAGGGGCTTTGAACAAGGATTATGCTGAGGCACTTGAAATGGCAGTGGAGTCACTTAGCCAGGGAAAAGCACTTAAAGCACTGCAAACATTATTGACCCATGGCTGA